The [Pantoea] beijingensis genomic sequence GGCCTAGTGCATAAGCCATAAAACTGGCACAGGCGATGCGGGCGACAAAAATATTCATCCCTTCTATTGCGGAGAATCCCTGCCACTCTCCCTGGTAAAACAACGCGGAGAGCACATAAGAGATGAACAGCGCTGGCACCATCACCATCAGAATAATACGGCGTGCCAGAGTTGCGCCAAAGATACGGACGGTGAGATCGGTCGCAAGAAAGATAAAGGGAAAGCTGAACGCACCCCAGGTCGTATGAAAACCCAGTATAGAGATAGGTAATTGCACCAGATAGTTACTGGAGCTGATGACCAGCACGTGAAACAGTGATAGCCAGATCAGCGCATGCATGCGCTGATGAGAAGTAAAGTGGATCATATGTCGCCTTTTTAGTGGTGGGGTGAGGGAACCCAAATTGATATATACCCTGTCATTCACGCCATGGCGTGATGGACAGTCTGTCATCCCCGGTAGCATTGATATTGCGGCGATGTCAGGGGAGAGCATGCGATTGGCAAACTCACGACCATACGTATGACGGGCATAGATAATAATCGGGCGGCATCTTACCGCGTTATGTTTTCAATGCAATGGTTAATTTTAACGCAAACGTTAACGTTGATGGGCATCACTTGCTTAAGCGGCTTGCAGGGGTAAAATAAGCGGCGATAAAGACTTGTCATACTTCAGGCAGTATGGGCTTTGGTCAGCAACGTGACTATTTAGAGTCTGGTTTTTCACTTTACCCGAGAATGTTATGAGCGATAGATTCGCTAACCCCGATCAAACTCTGGACGCGCAGGGACTTCGTTGCCCTGAACCCGTAATGATGGTACGTAAAACGGTTCGCCATATGAATGTCGGTGAAACGCTGTTGATAATTGCTGACGATCCGGCGACAACGCGTGATATTCCCGGTTTTTGTCGCTTTATGGAACATACGCTGGTTGCACAATTAACCGATGCTCTTCCTTATAAATATTTGCTGAAAAAAGGGGTTACTCCCTGAGAATTCACGGGCTGTGTGCCCGTGAATCTTGCTGCGGATTTAACGCTTACGCAGTAAGCGCAGCGCATTGGCCGTAACCAATGCCGTCGCACCTGAATCAGCCAGCACCGCCAGCCATAAACCCGTGATCCCGGCCAGCGTAGTGATCAGAAATATGCCCTTCAATCCCAGTGCAATTGCGATATTTTGACGAATATTGGCATGAGTCGCACGTGACAGTCTGACCATTGCCACCAGGCCAGCCAGACGATTATGCGTCAGTGCCGCATCGGCGGTTTCCAGTGCAACATCGGTACCGCTGCCCATCGCAATGCCTATAGTGGCCGCTTTCATGGCGGGTGCATCATTGATGCCATCTCCGACCATTGCCACAGGCTGCTTCTGAGTTAACTCTCTGACTGCCAACACCTTATCTTCGGGCAGCAGACTGGCGCGGAAGGTTATGCCCAGCTCACTGGCGATGGCCGCAGCAGCAAGAGGGTTATCTCCGGTTAACATCACACCCTCAATACCCAATGCTTGAAGCGCGGCAATGGCCTGGCGCGCATCAGCACGCAGGCTATCGCGCAGGGCAATGAGCGCAATAGGTTGCCGTTCTTCCACGAGCACAACGGCGGTTTTTCCGGTAGCTTCCAGTTCAGCGACTTGTATTCGCTGCGTGTCCGTGAGCTGTGCAAGTTTTGACGGTGCGCTAAGTAACAAAAGACGGCCCGCGACTTTGGCTTCGACGCCGATACCCGCCAGTGTACGTTGCTCCTCCGCAACGGGGATGGGTAAATTCAGGTGCCCCGCTCGTGCCAGAATAGCGCGCGCAAGTGGATGCGACGAGCCGGTTTCAACTGCTGCGGCTTTGAGCAGCAGCATCTCCGTCGTTTCACCGACCAGTGAAATCACGTCAGTCACCACCGGTTTCCCTTCGGTAAGCGTCCCGGTTTTGTCAAAGGCAAAGGTACGAACTGCTCCCAGGCTTTCCAGTGCTGCACCGCCTTTAATCAGAGCGCCCTGCCGTGTGGCTGCCGCCAAACCAGAGGTGATTGCTGCTGGTGTGGAGATCACTAAGGCACATGGGCAACCAATCAATAGCAGTGTCAGCCCCTTATAGATCCAGGGCTGCCAGGCCGCAGCGAATAACAGGGGAGGGATCACGATAACCAGCAGCGACAGTGCCATGATCGCCGGGGTATAAAAGCGGCTAAAGCGATCGAGGAATCGCTCAATTGGTGCACGGCGCGCATCGGCCTCTTCAATCAGATGCAGTATGCGATCTATCGCACTTTCTCCGGCCCGCGAAACAACCTCCATACGTACCAGACGATCAACACTGGTACAGCCTGCGGC encodes the following:
- a CDS encoding 7-cyano-7-deazaguanine/7-aminomethyl-7-deazaguanine transporter; protein product: MIHFTSHQRMHALIWLSLFHVLVISSSNYLVQLPISILGFHTTWGAFSFPFIFLATDLTVRIFGATLARRIILMVMVPALFISYVLSALFYQGEWQGFSAIEGMNIFVARIACASFMAYALGQILDVYVFNRLRQKARWWVAPAAAMFLGNISDTLVFFFIAFYKSSDLFMAQNWVEIALVDYSFKVLICMIFFLPAYGVLLNAALRRLAEPSRNTQLHFS
- the tusA gene encoding sulfurtransferase TusA, translating into MSDRFANPDQTLDAQGLRCPEPVMMVRKTVRHMNVGETLLIIADDPATTRDIPGFCRFMEHTLVAQLTDALPYKYLLKKGVTP
- a CDS encoding zinc/cadmium/mercury/lead-transporting ATPase; its protein translation is MHQHTSCGCGHNHTAKQPGCTAPRRPVIKAITAIPTISSISSIAAPTVVEASCCSATTTPSDDSPDDDDRSPAGERFSWKISGMDCPSCARKIENTLNKLEQIKQARVIFATEKLQVIATSDIQEQIEKSVRQIGFSLHRQQSSRAVSEASHWQENRAIILLGLLMLASWLISMIDVSSGKLAFIATTLIGLYPVGRQALTLIRSGSPFAIETLMSIAAIGALFIGATAEAAMVLLLFLIGERLESFAANRARRGVTALMALKPEEATRLHGERRETVSVDELSPGDIIEVAAGARLPADAKLLSLPASFDQSALTGESVPVERLVGETVAAGCTSVDRLVRMEVVSRAGESAIDRILHLIEEADARRAPIERFLDRFSRFYTPAIMALSLLVIVIPPLLFAAAWQPWIYKGLTLLLIGCPCALVISTPAAITSGLAAATRQGALIKGGAALESLGAVRTFAFDKTGTLTEGKPVVTDVISLVGETTEMLLLKAAAVETGSSHPLARAILARAGHLNLPIPVAEEQRTLAGIGVEAKVAGRLLLLSAPSKLAQLTDTQRIQVAELEATGKTAVVLVEERQPIALIALRDSLRADARQAIAALQALGIEGVMLTGDNPLAAAAIASELGITFRASLLPEDKVLAVRELTQKQPVAMVGDGINDAPAMKAATIGIAMGSGTDVALETADAALTHNRLAGLVAMVRLSRATHANIRQNIAIALGLKGIFLITTLAGITGLWLAVLADSGATALVTANALRLLRKR